Proteins found in one Halobaculum sp. MBLA0147 genomic segment:
- a CDS encoding MgtC/SapB family protein: MQSVVAQSTTLVDAPLSVPAVRLVLAAALGLFLGLEREWSRRSAGIRTFSLVALVGAVFTLVATETAVGNVLVAVGAGFVVVQGVLLAVRGLIPSADRDSLSLTTGASLLVAYGVGVLVAAEYTLEGVTVAVVSSGLLLLKRELHSFAGELSRAELRSTTEFAVLAFVVYPLLPAGRQTVYGVPIEPRVAWLMVVTVAGIGGLNYVLIQRYDGRGVAVTGFLGGLVSSTAVVGTMLDHVRDREALTPVAVAGVLLADAAMALRNLGVVLAFTVAAERPPLVGAVLPLGALVLGAAAVALWTADWSEPLSVELSSPFSIRNAVAFGGAFLVVLAATELARTLFGTAGLYASAALSGLVTSAGATTSVVLLYRSGAVAGETAVTAVLLATGASVVVKAGLATAGPSRFSRGVAVYSVATLFVAAVGAVAAVV, from the coding sequence ATGCAGTCGGTAGTGGCACAGAGCACGACGCTCGTCGACGCACCGCTGTCGGTGCCGGCGGTGCGGTTGGTGTTGGCGGCGGCGTTGGGGTTGTTCCTCGGGTTGGAGCGGGAGTGGTCGCGCCGGTCGGCGGGGATCAGGACGTTCTCGTTGGTCGCGCTGGTCGGGGCGGTGTTCACGCTGGTCGCGACGGAGACCGCGGTCGGGAACGTGCTCGTCGCGGTCGGCGCCGGCTTCGTCGTCGTCCAGGGGGTGTTGCTCGCCGTCCGAGGGTTGATCCCCTCTGCCGACCGCGACTCGCTGTCGCTGACGACCGGGGCGTCGCTGCTGGTCGCCTACGGCGTGGGCGTGCTCGTCGCCGCCGAGTACACGCTGGAGGGGGTCACCGTCGCGGTCGTCTCCTCGGGACTGCTCCTGTTGAAGCGGGAGCTCCACTCGTTCGCGGGGGAACTCTCGCGGGCGGAGTTGCGCTCGACGACGGAGTTCGCGGTCCTCGCGTTCGTCGTCTACCCGTTGCTGCCCGCGGGTCGCCAGACGGTGTACGGCGTCCCCATCGAGCCGCGCGTGGCGTGGCTGATGGTCGTCACCGTCGCCGGGATCGGCGGGCTGAACTACGTGTTGATCCAGCGGTACGACGGCCGCGGTGTGGCGGTGACGGGGTTCCTCGGCGGGTTGGTCTCTTCGACGGCCGTCGTCGGGACGATGTTGGACCACGTCCGAGACCGCGAGGCGTTGACGCCGGTCGCGGTGGCGGGCGTGCTGTTGGCCGACGCCGCGATGGCGCTGCGGAACCTCGGCGTCGTGCTCGCGTTCACCGTCGCCGCCGAGCGCCCACCGTTGGTCGGCGCGGTGCTCCCGTTGGGGGCGCTCGTCCTCGGAGCCGCCGCGGTGGCGCTGTGGACCGCGGACTGGAGCGAACCGCTGTCCGTCGAACTCTCCTCGCCGTTCTCCATCCGGAACGCGGTCGCGTTCGGCGGCGCGTTCCTGGTGGTCCTCGCCGCGACCGAACTCGCACGGACGCTGTTCGGGACGGCGGGACTGTACGCCTCGGCGGCACTGTCCGGGCTGGTCACCTCCGCCGGTGCGACCACGTCGGTGGTCCTCCTCTACCGCAGTGGTGCGGTCGCCGGCGAGACGGCCGTCACCGCCGTGTTGCTCGCGACCGGCGCGAGTGTCGTCGTGAAGGCGGGGCTCGCGACCGCCGGTCCGAGTCGATTCTCCCGGGGTGTCGCCGTCTACAGCGTGGCGACGCTGTTCGTCGCCGCCGTCGGCGCGGTCGCCGCGGTGGTGTGA
- a CDS encoding NAD(P)/FAD-dependent oxidoreductase has protein sequence MDRVDVAVVGGGPAGSSAAYEAARRGADALVLEKGVPRADRTELGPDSTDAAGILDYWVDIMGIHPDEFPDGVVETTLDRAEFVGPTESVTMYGTGIESSYDHFGYTMHRARFDDFLRSRAEDAGARYRTGASVKAVDTDLSAGDGPRHVLHVGGGEEVGAESLILADGPQRTVTNGVLDAYLPDGESASERLASTRTNHIAYQEYRRFPEEAYEDVAGAIRFWWGVMPGHTAYPWVFPNRDRVCRVGLTMPIGLDLDTVEDREAYALLESDDERVPSGGEYVRRLLEREYGDEYDVESDFPVVEDAGKSGGTETYPISSTRPIESPVEAGVAVAGGAMGSTSAFHEGGDHTAVRTGAIAGELAAEGELTAYNDRWQAAIGEEVRRSVTMAEMVRDYGPDDWDRDFRTAQKMLADGGEDGYDLFERKLTGGLSAAKLFLGYKYRKWTLRDGAYVQLREDEYVY, from the coding sequence ATGGACCGAGTGGACGTCGCGGTCGTCGGCGGTGGGCCGGCCGGCTCGTCGGCCGCCTACGAGGCCGCACGCCGTGGGGCCGACGCCCTGGTGTTGGAGAAGGGGGTCCCGCGGGCGGATCGGACGGAACTCGGCCCGGACTCGACGGACGCCGCGGGCATCCTCGACTACTGGGTCGACATCATGGGGATCCACCCCGACGAGTTCCCCGACGGGGTGGTGGAGACGACGCTGGACCGGGCGGAGTTCGTCGGCCCGACGGAGTCGGTGACGATGTACGGCACCGGGATCGAGTCGTCGTACGACCACTTCGGGTACACGATGCACCGCGCCCGGTTCGACGACTTCCTCCGGAGTCGCGCCGAGGACGCCGGCGCACGCTACCGGACGGGCGCGTCGGTGAAGGCGGTCGACACGGACCTCTCGGCCGGGGACGGGCCCCGCCACGTGCTCCACGTCGGCGGCGGCGAGGAGGTCGGCGCGGAGTCCCTGATCCTCGCGGACGGGCCACAACGCACCGTCACGAACGGCGTGTTGGACGCGTACCTCCCCGACGGCGAGTCCGCCAGCGAACGCCTCGCCTCCACGCGCACGAACCACATCGCCTACCAGGAGTACCGACGCTTCCCCGAGGAGGCCTACGAGGACGTGGCCGGCGCGATCCGGTTCTGGTGGGGCGTGATGCCCGGGCACACCGCGTACCCGTGGGTGTTCCCGAACCGCGACCGCGTCTGTCGCGTCGGGTTGACGATGCCGATCGGGCTGGATCTGGACACGGTGGAGGACCGCGAGGCGTACGCCCTGTTGGAGTCGGACGACGAGCGCGTCCCCAGCGGCGGGGAGTACGTCAGGCGACTGCTCGAACGGGAGTACGGCGACGAGTACGACGTGGAGTCCGACTTCCCCGTCGTCGAGGACGCCGGGAAGTCCGGCGGGACGGAGACGTACCCGATCTCCTCGACGCGACCCATCGAGTCACCGGTCGAGGCGGGCGTCGCCGTCGCCGGCGGCGCGATGGGGTCGACCTCGGCGTTCCACGAGGGCGGCGACCACACCGCCGTCCGTACCGGCGCGATCGCCGGAGAACTGGCCGCCGAGGGGGAGCTGACGGCGTACAACGACCGCTGGCAGGCGGCCATCGGCGAGGAGGTGCGCCGCAGCGTGACGATGGCGGAGATGGTCCGCGACTACGGGCCAGACGACTGGGACCGCGACTTCCGGACGGCCCAGAAGATGCTCGCCGACGGCGGCGAGGACGGCTACGACCTCTTCGAACGGAAACTCACCGGCGGACTGAGCGCCGCCAAGCTGTTCTTGGGGTACAAGTACCGCAAGTGGACGCTCCGCGACGGCGCCTACGTCCAACTGCGCGAAGACGAGTACGTGTACTAG
- a CDS encoding zinc-dependent metalloprotease — translation MSTDLARSVRAVADAAGAESGVVDWDGVAEAAKGATDAGAFTLSEAERAAFAEDVRAARTGLRETSGVAFPLPDRIEVQNRHHWIDANVETFARLMAPLDDQTGGFLPGVARSVNTGTMAVTLAFLARNVLGQYDPLLMADDDDHGLYFVRPNVRRVAAELDVEYPRFRRWIAFHEVAHAAEFGAAPWLSEYLETRMERGVAALAEGAFEREAFAELNTAMTAVEGYAELLMDEAFDAEYADLRRKLDERRGGGDPLTRLLRRVLGLGMKRRQYERGAAFFAAVAEARGIETASLVWERAEHLPTDEELDDPDAWLARVA, via the coding sequence ATGAGCACGGATCTGGCCCGGAGTGTACGGGCGGTCGCGGACGCCGCCGGCGCCGAGAGCGGCGTCGTCGACTGGGACGGGGTCGCGGAGGCGGCGAAGGGAGCGACCGACGCCGGGGCGTTCACCCTCTCGGAGGCGGAGCGGGCCGCGTTCGCGGAGGACGTGCGTGCCGCTCGCACCGGGCTGCGCGAGACCAGCGGGGTCGCGTTCCCGCTGCCGGACCGGATCGAGGTCCAGAACCGCCACCACTGGATCGACGCCAACGTCGAGACGTTCGCCCGGCTGATGGCGCCGCTCGACGACCAGACCGGCGGGTTCCTCCCCGGCGTCGCCCGGTCGGTGAACACCGGGACGATGGCGGTGACGCTCGCGTTCCTCGCGCGCAACGTCCTCGGCCAGTACGACCCACTGCTGATGGCCGACGACGACGACCACGGGCTGTACTTCGTCCGTCCGAACGTCCGCCGGGTGGCCGCGGAGTTGGACGTGGAGTACCCGCGGTTCAGGCGCTGGATCGCGTTCCACGAGGTGGCCCACGCGGCCGAGTTCGGCGCCGCGCCGTGGCTCTCGGAGTACCTGGAGACGCGGATGGAACGCGGCGTCGCCGCCCTCGCGGAGGGCGCCTTCGAACGCGAGGCGTTCGCGGAGTTGAACACCGCGATGACGGCTGTCGAGGGGTACGCGGAGCTGCTGATGGACGAGGCGTTCGACGCGGAGTACGCCGACCTGCGACGGAAACTCGACGAGCGGCGCGGCGGCGGCGACCCGCTGACGCGCCTGTTGCGGCGGGTGTTGGGGCTCGGGATGAAACGGCGCCAGTACGAGCGCGGCGCGGCGTTCTTCGCGGCGGTCGCCGAGGCGCGCGGGATCGAGACCGCCTCGCTGGTGTGGGAGCGTGCCGAACACCTCCCGACCGACGAGGAACTCGACGACCCGGACGCCTGGCTCGCACGCGTCGCCTGA
- a CDS encoding geranylgeranylglyceryl/heptaprenylglyceryl phosphate synthase, with amino-acid sequence MSLRRSLYTAVEAAGVVGRQLFGDATNPVPADWTHVTKVDPEPDKRLPLLFPAYLAATDAVSVGGSRGVTAADTAATFAALDPADTPAILEPSAAEHITPETRSAARLLALPEVLNGSDESLVGTLGEGVAGLHDEIVPGVLRDAVPSWARRLAPARLRRWAASTVGDPLADVLVSWLVTRAVSEAYVVQNPDSAAAREANVAPEDVLSPAAARERALAAEHRLGSEIVYLEYSGTFGDEAATETLAALQEATQWARVWYGGGVRSAAAADAVLSAGADAVVVGDAFHDVADEEAELVARYLADRGVTTPANLSAADAEPATIAAWLDDAVDLAETAAAGYLSTQPTVDDHVGLARRYLTATVATWLWLASDRAAADADDRTDGVQPPWTTGAYDGVFAAGGEAFAETLRTAVATAADHEASSGDETTDESAEPASIARVAADPTERATALAASLGVTAARSPFPAERSDDEAVPPRQ; translated from the coding sequence ATGTCTCTCCGCCGGTCACTGTACACGGCCGTCGAGGCCGCCGGGGTCGTCGGCCGACAGTTGTTCGGCGACGCGACGAATCCGGTGCCGGCCGACTGGACACACGTCACGAAGGTCGACCCCGAACCGGACAAGCGGCTGCCACTCCTCTTCCCAGCCTACCTCGCGGCGACGGACGCCGTCAGCGTCGGCGGTTCGCGCGGCGTCACCGCGGCCGACACCGCCGCGACGTTCGCGGCGCTCGACCCCGCCGACACACCGGCGATCCTCGAACCCAGCGCCGCCGAGCACATCACCCCCGAGACGCGCTCGGCGGCGCGACTGCTCGCGCTCCCCGAGGTGTTGAACGGCTCCGACGAGTCGCTCGTCGGGACCCTCGGCGAGGGTGTCGCCGGCCTCCACGACGAGATAGTCCCCGGCGTGCTCCGCGATGCGGTGCCGTCGTGGGCGCGACGACTCGCACCCGCGCGGCTCCGACGGTGGGCGGCGTCGACCGTCGGCGACCCGCTGGCGGACGTGCTCGTCTCGTGGCTGGTGACGCGTGCGGTCTCGGAGGCGTACGTCGTCCAGAACCCCGACAGTGCGGCGGCACGCGAGGCGAACGTCGCGCCCGAGGACGTGCTCTCTCCGGCGGCCGCCCGCGAGCGGGCGCTGGCGGCGGAACACCGCCTCGGCAGCGAGATCGTCTACCTGGAGTACTCCGGGACGTTCGGCGACGAGGCGGCGACGGAGACGCTCGCGGCACTCCAGGAGGCGACACAGTGGGCTCGCGTGTGGTACGGCGGGGGCGTGCGGTCGGCGGCGGCCGCCGACGCGGTGTTGTCGGCCGGCGCCGACGCCGTCGTCGTCGGCGACGCGTTCCACGACGTGGCCGACGAGGAGGCGGAGTTGGTCGCGCGCTACCTCGCCGACCGCGGGGTGACGACGCCCGCGAACCTCTCGGCGGCCGACGCCGAGCCGGCGACGATCGCGGCGTGGCTCGACGACGCGGTCGATCTCGCAGAGACGGCGGCGGCGGGGTACCTCTCGACGCAGCCGACGGTCGACGACCACGTGGGGCTCGCCCGGCGGTACCTCACCGCGACGGTCGCGACCTGGCTCTGGCTGGCGAGCGACCGGGCGGCGGCCGACGCCGACGACCGGACCGACGGGGTCCAGCCCCCGTGGACGACCGGCGCGTACGACGGCGTGTTCGCCGCGGGCGGCGAGGCGTTCGCCGAGACGCTCCGGACGGCGGTCGCGACCGCCGCCGACCACGAGGCATCGTCCGGTGACGAGACGACGGACGAGTCGGCGGAGCCGGCGTCGATCGCTCGCGTCGCCGCGGACCCGACGGAGCGAGCGACGGCACTGGCCGCCTCGCTCGGGGTCACGGCCGCTCGGTCTCCGTTCCCCGCCGAGCGATCCGACGACGAGGCAGTGCCGCCGCGACAGTGA